A single region of the Solwaraspora sp. WMMD791 genome encodes:
- a CDS encoding tetratricopeptide repeat protein, whose amino-acid sequence MAWRAYEQGLICLGRRDVAAARAHLESAGADPRALLLLGQLAGGDGEPADPSRARRLYAQAAALGSADAAYNLAALYATGRGGDRDDAAALTWYLRSAELGSADARRMVGLMYAHGQGVPADDAEAERHWRAAAADGQAPAMRDLGALYARRGDDPAEAAFWYLEAAKSGDTTVGQELARLVPRLRERTAADQRAQTLLGVILAFHLDDPTAAVPLLTASAGQGDPVAQRTLGFLVERGIGTDLDVHRAAELYRSAADAGDGPAAFNLAVLHPDSPGTVTWLRRAATNGVVEAYPRLGDRLSEQDLDEEALRWYVRGADAGDKGSMLAAACWYRDGFGGPVDLVQALRWCLAMLDVGSGDGIHEAHGFVAQMSVDDIHEAGRLSGRLTEADLLAQRSDPQ is encoded by the coding sequence GTGGCATGGCGGGCGTACGAACAGGGACTGATCTGCCTCGGGCGTCGCGACGTCGCCGCCGCCCGGGCCCACCTCGAATCGGCCGGGGCGGACCCGCGGGCGCTGCTGCTGTTGGGGCAGTTGGCCGGCGGCGACGGCGAGCCGGCCGACCCCTCGCGGGCGCGGCGGCTGTACGCGCAGGCCGCCGCACTCGGCAGCGCCGACGCCGCGTACAACCTGGCGGCGCTGTACGCCACCGGGCGTGGTGGCGATCGCGACGACGCGGCCGCGCTGACCTGGTACCTGCGCTCGGCCGAGCTGGGCAGCGCCGACGCCCGCCGGATGGTCGGCCTGATGTACGCCCACGGTCAGGGTGTGCCCGCCGACGACGCCGAGGCCGAGCGGCACTGGCGGGCGGCGGCCGCCGACGGCCAGGCACCGGCGATGCGTGATCTGGGTGCCCTGTACGCGCGGCGCGGGGACGATCCGGCCGAGGCGGCGTTCTGGTACCTGGAGGCCGCGAAGTCCGGCGACACCACGGTCGGCCAGGAACTGGCACGACTCGTGCCCCGGCTGCGCGAACGGACGGCGGCCGATCAGCGGGCGCAGACCCTGCTCGGGGTGATCCTGGCCTTTCATCTCGACGATCCGACAGCCGCGGTGCCACTGCTGACCGCTTCGGCGGGCCAGGGCGACCCGGTCGCGCAGCGGACCCTCGGGTTCCTGGTCGAACGCGGCATCGGCACAGACCTGGACGTACACCGGGCCGCCGAGCTGTACCGGTCGGCGGCGGACGCGGGTGACGGCCCGGCCGCGTTCAACCTCGCGGTGCTGCACCCCGACTCCCCCGGGACGGTGACGTGGCTGCGCCGCGCCGCGACGAACGGCGTCGTCGAGGCGTACCCCCGGCTCGGTGACCGGCTCAGCGAGCAGGACCTCGACGAGGAGGCCCTGCGCTGGTACGTCCGTGGTGCCGACGCTGGCGACAAGGGCAGCATGCTGGCGGCGGCCTGCTGGTACCGCGACGGCTTCGGCGGGCCGGTCGACCTGGTGCAGGCGCTGCGCTGGTGCCTGGCGATGCTCGACGTCGGCAGCGGTGACGGCATCCACGAGGCCCACGGTTTCGTGGCGCAGATGAGTGTGGACGACATCCACGAGGCCGGTCGGTTGTCCGGCCGGCTGACCGAGGCGGACCTGCTCGCGCAGCGGTCGGATCCGCAGTGA
- a CDS encoding family 10 glycosylhydrolase, whose translation MSAAGPPPKRQFRGFWLATVANLDWPSRPGLAPDAQQAELRGWLDLARQLRCNAVVVQVRPSADAFWPSPYEPWSAVLTGQQGGHPGYDPLRYLVDEAHARNLELHAWCNPYRVANHADPTRLVAGHPARRNPEWVIAYAGRLYYDPGQPAVRSFVQDAMLDAVTRYDIDALHWDDYFYPYPVAGEVFADQASFAAYGAGFDSVAAWRRHNVDQLVAQMSDRLRAVKPWVRFGISPFGIWRNAATDPLGSRTNGLQSYDAIYADSRRWVREQWIDYIVPQLYWHIGHPAADYAELVRWWSATVSGTSVQLLVGQSTYRVGVAGQDPAWQDPAELSRHLTLHHSYPQVRGDLQFSGKDVRADRLGGVSRLVAEHYPRPALLPVAAGRGGVPAPGVAPPPPAITAATRTPAGVRLDWLAATGAAVPTAYALYRCPGTDAADPTAFDDARHLLATVRATGTGGSFTDVTAAHGSAYTYLVTALDRQHRESPGGPARVLAAGSDAFSVIVDNRTPGGFTASAAWGTSSWSAGRYGTDYRFTSPQPVSDPAWFTVTVPAAGSYRVDVWHPAASGYHPAAPHLVQTTTGLVSRPVDQRTDGGRWRELGVFALAAGRRPVVGVSRWAPAGGHIVADAVRLTRVG comes from the coding sequence ATGTCAGCAGCAGGTCCTCCGCCGAAGCGGCAGTTCCGGGGCTTCTGGCTGGCGACGGTCGCCAACCTGGACTGGCCGAGCCGACCCGGACTGGCGCCGGACGCCCAGCAGGCGGAGCTACGCGGCTGGCTCGACCTGGCCCGGCAACTGCGCTGCAACGCCGTCGTCGTACAGGTGCGTCCGAGCGCCGACGCGTTCTGGCCGTCGCCGTACGAGCCGTGGTCGGCGGTGCTCACCGGGCAGCAGGGCGGCCACCCCGGCTACGACCCACTCCGATACCTGGTCGACGAGGCGCACGCCCGCAACCTGGAGCTGCACGCCTGGTGCAATCCGTACCGGGTCGCCAACCACGCCGACCCGACCCGGCTGGTCGCCGGCCATCCGGCCCGCCGCAACCCGGAGTGGGTGATCGCGTACGCCGGCCGGCTCTACTACGACCCGGGCCAACCGGCGGTACGGTCCTTCGTCCAGGACGCGATGCTCGACGCGGTCACCCGCTACGACATCGACGCGCTGCACTGGGACGACTACTTCTACCCGTACCCGGTCGCCGGGGAGGTCTTCGCCGACCAGGCCAGCTTCGCCGCGTACGGGGCCGGCTTCGACAGCGTCGCCGCGTGGCGCCGGCACAATGTCGACCAGCTCGTCGCGCAGATGAGCGACCGGCTGCGGGCGGTCAAGCCGTGGGTGCGCTTCGGCATCAGCCCGTTCGGCATCTGGCGCAACGCCGCCACCGACCCGCTCGGTTCGCGGACGAACGGGTTGCAGTCCTACGACGCGATCTACGCCGACAGCCGCCGCTGGGTGCGGGAACAGTGGATCGACTACATCGTGCCGCAGCTGTACTGGCACATCGGTCACCCGGCCGCCGACTACGCCGAGCTGGTCCGCTGGTGGTCCGCGACGGTGTCAGGCACCAGTGTGCAGTTGCTCGTCGGCCAGTCGACGTACCGGGTCGGCGTCGCCGGGCAGGACCCGGCCTGGCAGGACCCGGCCGAACTGAGCCGGCACCTGACGCTGCACCACAGCTACCCGCAGGTCCGCGGCGACCTGCAGTTCAGCGGCAAGGACGTGCGCGCCGACCGGCTCGGCGGGGTCAGCCGGCTGGTCGCCGAGCACTACCCCCGGCCCGCGCTGCTGCCGGTCGCGGCCGGGCGCGGCGGCGTGCCGGCCCCGGGCGTCGCACCGCCGCCGCCGGCGATCACCGCCGCGACCCGCACCCCGGCCGGGGTACGGCTGGACTGGCTCGCCGCCACCGGCGCCGCCGTCCCGACGGCGTACGCGCTCTACCGCTGCCCCGGCACCGACGCGGCCGACCCGACCGCGTTCGACGACGCCCGGCACCTGCTGGCGACGGTACGGGCCACCGGCACCGGCGGCTCCTTCACCGACGTGACGGCGGCGCACGGTTCTGCGTACACGTATCTGGTCACCGCTCTGGACCGCCAGCACCGGGAGAGCCCGGGCGGGCCGGCGCGGGTGCTGGCCGCCGGCAGCGACGCGTTCAGCGTGATCGTCGACAACCGCACGCCGGGCGGGTTCACCGCCAGCGCCGCCTGGGGCACGTCGAGCTGGTCCGCCGGACGCTACGGCACCGACTACCGGTTCACCAGCCCGCAGCCGGTCAGCGACCCGGCCTGGTTCACCGTCACCGTGCCGGCGGCCGGCAGCTACCGGGTCGACGTGTGGCATCCGGCGGCGTCCGGCTACCACCCGGCCGCGCCACACCTGGTGCAGACCACCACCGGGCTGGTCAGCCGGCCGGTGGATCAGCGCACCGACGGCGGCCGCTGGCGGGAGCTGGGCGTCTTCGCGCTGGCGGCGGGCCGGCGGCCGGTGGTCGGGGTGAGCCGGTGGGCCCCCGCCGGCGGCCACATCGTCGCCGACGCGGTACGCCTGACCCGGGTCGGCTGA
- a CDS encoding pirin family protein produces the protein MSAAGSESIRYDGTVVAGAQPESVLLPGHDVPLGRYTTVRRLLPQRPRRMVGAWCFVDHFGPDDVAGRPGMQIPPHPHTGLQTVTWLVDGEILHRDSLGSVQPIVPGQLNLMTAGHGIAHSEQSPPAHPPVMHGLQLWVALPEAARHGAPRFDHHAALPQVGADDARITVVVGEYAGVRSPAEMSSPIVGAQVDIGTDAPVALTLRIDFEYALLAMSGTARVDGVELAPGGLLYLGEGRSGTTVTTDGPARLFLLGGEPFDEPLVMWWNFVARSHEELVAARDDWAAGRRFGTVTGCVDAPLPAPEMPITRIKARDRHGRTVG, from the coding sequence ATGAGTGCGGCAGGGTCGGAGAGCATCCGGTACGACGGGACCGTGGTCGCCGGCGCGCAGCCGGAGAGCGTGCTGCTGCCCGGTCACGACGTGCCGTTGGGCCGCTACACGACGGTCCGCCGGCTGCTGCCGCAGCGGCCCCGGCGGATGGTCGGGGCCTGGTGCTTCGTCGACCACTTCGGGCCGGACGACGTGGCCGGGCGGCCCGGCATGCAGATCCCGCCGCACCCGCACACCGGGCTGCAGACGGTGACCTGGCTCGTCGACGGTGAGATCCTGCACCGCGACAGCCTGGGCAGCGTGCAGCCGATCGTGCCGGGGCAGCTCAACCTGATGACCGCCGGGCACGGCATCGCCCACTCGGAGCAGTCGCCGCCGGCCCATCCACCGGTGATGCACGGGCTGCAGCTGTGGGTGGCCTTGCCGGAAGCCGCCCGGCACGGCGCGCCCCGGTTCGACCACCATGCCGCGTTGCCGCAGGTCGGTGCCGACGACGCGCGGATCACCGTGGTGGTCGGCGAGTACGCCGGTGTCCGGTCCCCGGCCGAGATGTCCAGCCCCATCGTCGGAGCACAGGTGGACATCGGCACCGACGCGCCCGTCGCGCTGACGCTGCGCATCGATTTCGAGTACGCCCTCCTGGCGATGTCCGGCACAGCACGGGTCGACGGGGTGGAGCTGGCCCCGGGCGGGCTGCTCTACCTGGGCGAGGGCCGGTCGGGCACGACGGTGACCACCGACGGCCCGGCCCGGCTGTTCCTGCTCGGCGGTGAGCCGTTCGACGAGCCGCTCGTCATGTGGTGGAACTTCGTCGCCCGTAGCCACGAGGAGTTGGTCGCGGCCCGCGACGACTGGGCGGCCGGCCGGCGGTTCGGTACGGTGACCGGCTGCGTGGACGCCCCGCTGCCGGCACCGGAGATGCCGATCACCCGGATCAAGGCCCGCGACCGGCACGGACGTACCGTCGGCTGA
- a CDS encoding lytic polysaccharide monooxygenase translates to MRRRIILPLLATGTILGTLLIATPASAHGYVSYPPSRQAMCAQGRVANCGPIVWEPQSVEGPKGQRTCHGGVSRFAILDDDSVNWPATTVGGSVTFTWTLTARHATSTWEYFVGGTRIAVFDDGGRQPAATVSHTVNLGGRTGRQKVLATWNIADTANAFYSCVDVQIGAGPGPSPTPPPPPSPTPTPPPPTTTPPTTAPPTTAPPGQPGGTWAAGTTYQVGAVVSYAGVSYRCRQAHTALVGWEPPNVPALWQRL, encoded by the coding sequence ATGCGACGACGGATCATCCTGCCCCTGCTCGCCACCGGCACCATCCTCGGCACCCTGCTGATCGCCACCCCGGCCAGCGCCCACGGTTACGTCTCCTACCCGCCCAGCCGCCAGGCGATGTGCGCGCAGGGCCGGGTCGCGAACTGCGGCCCGATCGTGTGGGAACCGCAGAGCGTCGAAGGCCCCAAGGGCCAACGCACCTGCCACGGCGGGGTGAGCCGCTTCGCCATCCTCGACGACGACAGCGTCAACTGGCCGGCCACCACGGTCGGCGGGTCGGTCACCTTCACCTGGACGCTGACCGCCCGGCATGCCACCAGCACCTGGGAGTACTTCGTCGGCGGCACCCGGATCGCGGTGTTCGACGACGGCGGCCGACAGCCCGCCGCCACCGTGTCGCACACCGTGAACCTCGGCGGCCGCACCGGCCGGCAGAAGGTGCTGGCGACCTGGAACATCGCCGACACCGCGAACGCCTTCTACTCCTGCGTGGACGTCCAGATCGGTGCCGGGCCCGGCCCGTCGCCGACCCCGCCACCCCCGCCGTCACCCACCCCGACGCCACCACCGCCGACCACCACGCCCCCGACCACCGCGCCCCCGACCACCGCGCCACCCGGCCAGCCAGGCGGCACCTGGGCCGCCGGCACCACGTACCAGGTCGGTGCCGTCGTCAGCTACGCCGGCGTCAGCTACCGGTGCCGGCAGGCGCACACCGCACTCGTCGGCTGGGAACCACCGAACGTACCGGCACTGTGGCAACGGCTCTGA
- the cobN gene encoding cobaltochelatase subunit CobN, translated as MMLLLSTSDTDLLSGRASGAEWRLANPARLSVDDLTPLLTGVDLVVVRLLGGRRAWPDGLDALLATGPPVVVLSGEQAPDAALMELSTVPAGVAAEAHAYLAHGGPANLAELHRFLSDTVLLTGHGFAAPQPAPEWGVSERPSAPNGPGRPTVAVLYYRAHHLAGNTGFVHALCDAVDAAGGRALPVYCASLRSADPQLLVTLRQADALVVTVLAAGGTRPATAGAGGDDDAWDVGALAELDVPILQGLCLTSSRQTWAATDDGLSPLDAATQVAIPEFDGRLITVPFSFKEIDADGLSVYVADPQRAARVAGIAVRHGALRHVAAGDKRIAVLLSAYPTKHARIGNAVGLDTPASVLALLGTLRDAGYDVGPHDGPDALPGLTDGDGDALMHALIAAGGQDPDWLTEEQLTGNPVRIPAADYRRWYAEFPAQLREQVERHWGPPPGELYVDRSRDPDGEIVLAALRTGNIVLLVQPPRGFGANPVAIYHDPDLPPSHHYLAAYRWLEHGFGAHAVVHVGKHGNLEWLPGKTVGLSAACGPDAALGDLPLIYPFLVNDPGEGTQAKRRAHATLIDHLVPPMARADSYGDIARLEQLLDEHANIAALDPAKLPAIRAQIWTLIQAARLDHDLGLDDRPHDAEFDDFLLHVDGWLCEVKDVQIRDGLHVLGAAPVGAARVDLVLAMLRARQMWAGQVAALPGLREALGLDESGTDRDGTDAAEATARELVAAMEEHDWRPDAATEVATGVLGGDDERAALVIRILRFAATEVVPRLARTTDELTHVAHALAGGYVPAGPSGSPLRGLINVLPTGRNFYSVDPKAVPSRLAWETGQAMAESLLARYRADTGDWPRSVGLSVWGTSAMRTSGDDIAEVLALLGVRPVWDEASRRVTGVTVIPAAELGRPRIDVTVRISGFFRDAFPHVVAMLDDAVRLVAALDEPDEVNFVAAHARADLAAHGDTRRATMRIFGSKPGTYGAGLLQLIDSRNWRDDADLAEVYAVWGGYAYGRDLDGAPARDQMESAYRRIAVAAKNIDTREHDIADSDDYFQYHGGMIATVRALTGSAPAAYIGDSTRPEAVRTRALHEETARIFRARVVNPRWLAAMRRHGYKGAFELAATVDYLFGYDATAGVVADWMYDKLAETYVLDEVNQRFLTESNPWALHGITERLLEAADRKLWEYPDPAVLDGLREVFLRTEGDLEDRAG; from the coding sequence ATGATGCTACTTCTGTCCACTTCAGATACTGATTTGCTGAGTGGACGGGCCAGCGGTGCCGAGTGGCGCCTGGCGAACCCGGCCCGGCTGTCGGTCGACGACCTCACGCCCCTGCTGACCGGCGTCGACCTCGTGGTGGTCCGGCTGCTCGGCGGCCGCCGGGCCTGGCCGGACGGGCTGGACGCGCTGCTGGCCACCGGACCCCCCGTGGTGGTGCTCAGCGGCGAACAGGCGCCCGACGCCGCCCTGATGGAGCTCTCCACCGTACCGGCCGGAGTGGCCGCCGAGGCCCACGCCTATCTGGCCCACGGTGGACCGGCCAACCTCGCCGAACTGCACCGTTTCCTGTCCGACACGGTGCTGCTCACCGGGCACGGCTTCGCCGCGCCACAGCCGGCCCCGGAGTGGGGCGTGTCGGAGCGCCCGAGCGCGCCGAACGGACCGGGCCGGCCGACCGTGGCGGTGCTCTACTACCGGGCACATCACCTGGCCGGCAACACCGGCTTCGTGCACGCGCTGTGCGACGCGGTCGACGCCGCCGGCGGCCGGGCGCTGCCGGTCTACTGCGCCTCGCTGCGCTCGGCCGACCCACAGCTGCTGGTCACCCTGCGTCAGGCCGATGCCCTGGTGGTGACGGTGCTGGCTGCCGGCGGGACCCGACCGGCGACCGCCGGCGCCGGGGGCGACGACGACGCCTGGGACGTGGGCGCCCTCGCCGAGCTGGACGTGCCGATCCTGCAGGGACTCTGCCTGACCAGCTCCCGGCAGACCTGGGCGGCCACCGACGACGGGCTGTCCCCGTTGGACGCGGCGACCCAGGTGGCCATCCCCGAGTTCGACGGCCGGCTGATCACCGTGCCGTTCTCGTTCAAGGAGATCGACGCCGACGGACTGTCGGTCTACGTCGCCGACCCGCAGCGGGCCGCCCGGGTGGCCGGGATCGCGGTCCGCCACGGCGCGCTGCGGCACGTCGCGGCCGGCGACAAACGGATCGCCGTGCTGCTGTCGGCGTACCCGACGAAGCACGCCCGGATCGGCAACGCGGTCGGGCTCGACACCCCCGCCAGTGTGCTGGCGCTGCTGGGGACGTTGCGCGACGCCGGTTACGACGTCGGGCCGCACGACGGCCCCGACGCGCTGCCGGGGCTGACCGACGGCGACGGCGACGCGTTGATGCACGCGCTCATCGCCGCCGGCGGGCAGGACCCGGACTGGCTGACCGAGGAGCAGCTGACGGGCAACCCGGTGCGCATCCCGGCCGCCGACTACCGTCGCTGGTACGCCGAGTTCCCGGCGCAGCTGCGCGAACAGGTCGAACGGCACTGGGGTCCGCCGCCGGGCGAGCTGTACGTCGACCGGTCCCGGGATCCGGACGGCGAGATCGTGCTGGCCGCGCTGCGTACCGGCAACATCGTGCTGCTGGTGCAGCCGCCGCGCGGCTTCGGGGCCAACCCGGTGGCCATCTACCACGACCCGGATCTGCCGCCGAGCCACCACTACCTGGCCGCGTACCGGTGGCTGGAGCACGGCTTCGGCGCGCACGCCGTGGTGCACGTCGGCAAGCACGGCAACCTGGAGTGGCTACCGGGCAAGACGGTCGGGCTCAGCGCCGCCTGCGGGCCGGACGCCGCCCTCGGTGATCTGCCACTGATCTACCCGTTCCTGGTCAACGACCCCGGCGAGGGCACCCAGGCCAAACGGCGGGCGCACGCCACCCTGATCGACCATCTGGTGCCGCCGATGGCTCGGGCGGACAGTTACGGCGACATCGCCCGGCTGGAGCAGCTGCTCGACGAGCACGCGAACATCGCCGCCCTGGACCCGGCGAAACTGCCGGCGATCCGGGCGCAGATCTGGACGCTGATCCAGGCCGCCCGGCTCGACCACGACCTCGGTCTGGACGACCGGCCGCACGACGCCGAGTTCGACGACTTCCTGCTACACGTCGACGGATGGCTCTGCGAGGTCAAGGACGTGCAGATCCGCGACGGGCTGCACGTGCTCGGCGCGGCACCGGTCGGCGCGGCCCGGGTCGATCTGGTGCTGGCGATGCTGCGGGCCCGGCAGATGTGGGCCGGGCAGGTCGCGGCGCTGCCGGGCTTGCGGGAGGCGCTGGGCCTGGACGAGTCCGGCACCGACCGCGACGGCACCGACGCCGCCGAGGCGACCGCCCGGGAGCTGGTCGCGGCGATGGAGGAGCACGATTGGCGGCCGGACGCCGCCACCGAGGTCGCCACGGGCGTGCTCGGCGGCGACGACGAACGGGCCGCGCTGGTCATCCGGATCCTGCGCTTCGCGGCGACCGAGGTGGTGCCCCGGCTGGCCCGCACCACCGACGAGCTGACCCACGTCGCGCACGCGCTGGCCGGCGGGTACGTGCCGGCCGGGCCGAGCGGGTCACCGCTGCGCGGGTTGATCAACGTGCTGCCGACCGGACGCAACTTCTACTCGGTGGATCCGAAGGCGGTGCCGAGCCGGCTGGCCTGGGAGACCGGGCAGGCGATGGCCGAGTCGCTGCTGGCCCGCTACCGGGCCGACACCGGTGACTGGCCCCGTTCGGTGGGACTGTCGGTGTGGGGCACGTCGGCGATGCGGACCTCCGGCGACGACATCGCCGAGGTGCTGGCGCTACTCGGCGTACGGCCGGTGTGGGACGAGGCGTCGCGGCGGGTGACCGGCGTCACGGTGATCCCGGCGGCGGAGCTGGGCCGGCCCCGCATCGACGTGACGGTACGGATCTCGGGCTTCTTCCGCGACGCGTTCCCGCACGTGGTGGCCATGTTGGACGACGCGGTCCGGCTGGTCGCGGCCCTCGACGAGCCCGACGAGGTGAACTTCGTCGCGGCACACGCCCGCGCCGACCTGGCCGCCCACGGCGACACCCGGCGGGCCACCATGCGGATCTTCGGCTCCAAGCCGGGGACGTACGGTGCCGGGCTGCTGCAGCTGATCGACAGCCGCAACTGGCGTGACGACGCCGACCTGGCCGAGGTGTACGCGGTCTGGGGTGGTTACGCCTACGGCCGCGATCTCGACGGCGCGCCGGCCCGCGACCAGATGGAGTCGGCGTACCGGCGGATCGCGGTCGCGGCGAAGAACATCGACACCCGCGAACACGACATCGCCGACTCCGACGACTACTTCCAGTACCACGGCGGGATGATCGCCACGGTACGGGCGTTGACCGGGTCGGCCCCGGCGGCGTACATCGGCGACAGCACCCGCCCGGAGGCGGTGCGCACCCGGGCGCTGCACGAGGAGACCGCGCGGATCTTCCGGGCCCGGGTGGTGAACCCGCGCTGGCTGGCGGCGATGCGCCGGCACGGCTACAAGGGGGCGTTCGAGCTGGCCGCCACGGTCGACTACCTGTTCGGCTACGACGCCACCGCCGGGGTGGTGGCCGACTGGATGTACGACAAGCTGGCCGAGACGTACGTGCTCGACGAGGTCAATCAGCGGTTCCTGACCGAGTCGAACCCGTGGGCGCTGCACGGCATCACCGAGCGGCTGCTGGAGGCCGCCGACCGCAAACTGTGGGAGTACCCCGACCCGGCGGTGCTCGACGGGCTGCGGGAGGTGTTCCTGCGCACCGAGGGCGATCTGGAGGACCGGGCCGGATGA
- a CDS encoding MFS transporter, translating into MPQSPPLGRPFWRFWSAATLANIGDGIRVAAFPLLALSLTGDPLGLAVVATAQTLPWLVAGLAAGALADRVAPRTLLAVADTVRALLLVALVATVATGTATIALVAVCAFGLGVGEAVRDTAGQVAVPKLVPPAALERANGRLTAGTIVGNEFVGPPVGAALFVVGAAVPFAANGASLALAVMLVLTLPLSLVRTPTATAAAAATTVGPSIRAGLRWLAHHRTLRALAVVVAAVAAADAAWFAIFLLYARDVLGVGALGYGLLLSAGAGGGLAGAFLADRLVAGRRHRLVLAVSLAVTAGVPALLIAVPQIWVAVAVTVVSSGAFAVLNICAATLRQRTVPDGLLGRVTAASKTLIYGGAGGGALLGGALAAGVGLAAPFGFAALVGVVATAGWWLATRGDTTSVRLA; encoded by the coding sequence ATGCCACAGTCACCCCCGCTCGGCCGGCCGTTCTGGCGGTTCTGGAGCGCAGCCACCCTCGCCAACATCGGTGACGGGATCCGGGTCGCCGCGTTCCCGCTGCTGGCCCTGTCGCTGACCGGGGATCCGCTCGGGCTGGCCGTCGTCGCCACCGCGCAGACCCTGCCCTGGCTCGTCGCCGGGCTGGCCGCTGGCGCGCTCGCCGACCGGGTGGCACCCCGTACGCTGCTCGCCGTCGCCGACACGGTACGCGCCCTGCTGCTGGTGGCCCTGGTGGCGACGGTGGCCACCGGCACCGCCACGATCGCCCTGGTCGCGGTCTGCGCGTTCGGTCTCGGCGTCGGCGAGGCGGTACGCGACACCGCCGGCCAGGTGGCCGTGCCGAAACTGGTGCCGCCGGCCGCGCTGGAGCGGGCCAACGGCCGGCTCACCGCCGGCACGATCGTCGGCAACGAGTTCGTCGGCCCACCGGTCGGCGCCGCGCTGTTCGTCGTCGGCGCGGCCGTACCGTTCGCGGCCAACGGGGCCAGCCTGGCGCTCGCTGTGATGCTGGTGCTGACGTTGCCGCTGAGCCTGGTCCGTACCCCCACGGCCACGGCGGCGGCCGCCGCCACGACGGTCGGCCCGAGCATCCGGGCCGGGCTGCGCTGGCTGGCCCACCACCGGACGCTGCGCGCCCTGGCCGTGGTGGTCGCGGCGGTCGCCGCCGCCGACGCGGCCTGGTTCGCGATCTTCCTGCTGTACGCCCGGGACGTGCTCGGTGTCGGCGCGCTCGGCTACGGCCTGCTGCTGTCCGCTGGAGCAGGTGGCGGCCTGGCCGGGGCGTTCCTGGCCGACCGGCTGGTCGCCGGCCGCCGGCACCGGCTGGTGCTGGCCGTCTCACTCGCGGTCACCGCCGGGGTGCCGGCGCTGCTCATCGCCGTACCGCAGATCTGGGTGGCGGTGGCGGTGACCGTGGTGTCCAGCGGCGCGTTCGCGGTGCTGAACATCTGCGCGGCGACGCTGCGGCAGCGCACCGTACCGGACGGACTACTGGGGCGGGTAACGGCGGCGTCCAAGACGCTGATCTACGGTGGCGCCGGCGGCGGCGCACTGCTCGGTGGCGCGCTGGCCGCCGGGGTCGGGCTGGCCGCCCCGTTCGGCTTCGCCGCGCTGGTCGGTGTGGTCGCCACCGCCGGCTGGTGGCTGGCCACCCGGGGCGACACGACGTCTGTCCGTCTCGCCTGA
- the cobG gene encoding precorrin-3B synthase, with product MPASPSPPVRGGPDACPGALQLHPAADGLLARVRCPGGLLTTGQLTTLAAAARDLGDGHLELTSRANLQLRGVAADAAGVLAGRLSAAGLLPAPGHDRARNILGAPLAGVDSTPRWDVAAQVRALDTAICAQPDLARLSGRFLFAVDDGRGATVAARPDVGLLPRADGRVGIWLAGVDHGLRTAPTDAVRVAVAAARIFLADGRAVAGRIWRIGDLAAAELARIVAALATTPGVHRTLAADPPPAPRQPGVPPVGVLRRPDGDHALALAVPLGRLTAAQADLLAAAAPQLRITPWRAVVLPRLTDAPGWAHRLHRAGLGTEPGSPWLGVTACAGRPGCARSRADVRADAAATHATRPTPTGGGGYLPVHWIGCERGCGTPAGPVLRVLATGDGYQVSAPGRPTVHVPPGAALAAAVRTAREEP from the coding sequence GTGCCCGCCTCGCCGTCGCCGCCCGTCCGGGGCGGCCCCGACGCCTGCCCCGGAGCGCTGCAGCTGCATCCGGCCGCTGACGGTCTGCTGGCCCGGGTCCGCTGCCCCGGTGGGCTGCTCACCACCGGCCAGCTGACCACACTGGCCGCAGCCGCCCGTGACCTCGGCGACGGGCACCTGGAGCTGACCAGCCGGGCGAACCTGCAGTTGCGGGGGGTGGCCGCCGACGCAGCCGGGGTACTCGCCGGCAGGCTGAGCGCGGCCGGGCTGCTGCCCGCACCCGGACACGACCGGGCCCGCAACATCCTCGGCGCTCCGCTTGCCGGTGTGGACAGCACTCCCCGGTGGGACGTCGCGGCGCAGGTCCGCGCCCTCGACACGGCGATCTGCGCACAGCCGGACCTGGCCCGGCTGTCCGGCCGGTTCCTGTTCGCCGTCGACGACGGCCGGGGCGCCACCGTCGCGGCGCGCCCCGACGTGGGCCTGCTGCCCCGCGCGGACGGCCGGGTCGGGATCTGGCTCGCCGGGGTCGACCACGGCCTACGGACCGCGCCGACCGACGCGGTCCGGGTGGCGGTCGCCGCCGCCCGGATCTTCCTCGCCGACGGACGGGCCGTGGCCGGCAGGATCTGGCGCATCGGTGACCTGGCCGCTGCCGAACTGGCCCGGATCGTCGCGGCGCTCGCCACCACGCCGGGGGTGCACCGGACGCTGGCGGCCGATCCGCCGCCGGCACCGCGACAGCCCGGCGTACCACCGGTGGGCGTGCTGCGCCGCCCCGACGGTGACCACGCGCTCGCGCTCGCCGTACCGCTGGGCCGGCTCACCGCCGCGCAGGCCGACCTGCTCGCCGCCGCCGCCCCACAGCTGCGGATCACCCCGTGGCGGGCGGTGGTGCTTCCCCGGCTCACCGACGCACCGGGCTGGGCGCACCGGCTGCACCGCGCGGGCCTCGGCACCGAACCCGGGTCGCCGTGGCTCGGTGTCACCGCCTGCGCGGGCCGGCCCGGCTGCGCCCGGTCCCGGGCCGACGTGCGGGCCGACGCGGCAGCGACGCATGCCACGCGGCCGACCCCGACCGGCGGCGGCGGGTACCTGCCGGTGCACTGGATCGGCTGCGAACGCGGCTGCGGCACCCCGGCGGGACCGGTGCTGCGGGTGCTCGCCACCGGCGACGGCTACCAGGTGAGCGCGCCCGGCCGACCCACCGTCCACGTCCCGCCAGGGGCGGCGCTGGCCGCCGCCGTCCGTACCGCACGCGAGGAGCCGTGA